The DNA window GTGTTCACGGCCCGGCCCAGGTCGTCGGGCGTCAGGCCTCGCTTCTGCACGTTGAAGGCCAGTTTCTCGTTGTCGCCGCCGAGCCCGGAGTGCAGCCGCGCATAGTCTTCGACAACCGGCGTCTCGATCTCGTCGAAACCGAAGTTCGAATATACCCGGCGGATGACGCCGAGTGCGTGTTCGCGCCGCGCCTTCTCTGCCGGGAGGAAATCCCTCATGCCACGGGGAGGAGTTACGCCAGGAGCCATGCCTCAATTCTGGCACGCAGCGGAGCAGTGCACCGCCGCCGCACGGCGAGGCAGGGTCCAGGGAGCTAGTCGGCGTCAGGCGTCTCGCGTCTCGCCATCGCGCGTGTCCATCGTGGCGGATACCCCGACCTCAGCCTGCCGAAGATCATCCTGCACGTCACGCAGGGTTGCGCGCAGGGCCCGCTCAGCGTCGAGGCCCTGCTCCTGCGCACGCGACGCTATCGCCAACAGCAGCTCACCGAGTTCCCGTTCGTCGTCGAAATCGGGCGATTCGACGGCATCCGTTTGCCGAGGGCGCAGTCCGGCGTGCTTCGCGCGCCCGAGCACCTTCTCCGCGAGCGCGAGCGCCGGCATCGACTGGGGTATGCCCTCCAGGATGCTCGTCCGCGTCGCCTTCTCGCGCGCCTTCGCTGCACGCCAGACCCGGTAGACGTCATCAACGGTGAGGGCGACTTCGTCGCCGAAGACGTGCGGATGCCTGCGCACCATTTTCTCGTTCGCGACTCGGGCGACGTCATCGAGGCTGAATCCCTCCCCGGGGGTGCGACGCGCGATCTCCGCGTGGAAGACCACCTGGAGGAGGACGTCGCCAAGCTCTTCGAGCAGAGCGTCCCTGTCGCCGGCCTCGACGGCGTCGATGAGTTCGTAACTCTCCTCCACGAGGTAGGTCACGAGCGACTCGTGGGTCATCGACTGGCTCCACACACACCGGTCGAGCACCGTGCTCATCGATGCGGCGAGCGCGGCCATCTGCGCCACAGAACCATCCGCGCCAGACTCCCTCGTGCCAGGAACCTCCGGTGTATGGCCAACCGGTACCTCGTTGCCGGCGGTCACCGGCGGGAGCGTCCGGTTCGCGCGACCACGGTGCGGACCAGCAGATCGCGCAGGTCGGTGAACGGTGGGTAGATGAGCCTGAGGGTGTCCGGCTTCAACGGCTTCGAGAGCACGGCCTTCTGGTGGCTGAATGTGTCGATCGAGTACTTGCCGTGGTAGCGCCCGCTGCCACTCGGGCCGACACCACCGAACGGAAGCCGCGGAACGAGCAGGTGCGCGGCGGGGATGTTCAGACCGACAGCACCAGAGGAGGTCTCCCTGAGGAACCTGCGTTCCACAGCCTTGCGCCCGGTGAAGACGTACAGTGCGAGCGGTTTGTCGCGCCCGTTGATGAAGGAGATCGCCTCGCTGACCCCGGAGACATGGACGATCGGGAGGATCGGGCCGAAAATCTCGTCGGTCATCAGCGCATCATCCGCCGTGACACCGTCGACAACCGTTGGCGCTATGTACCGCGACTGAGTGTCCATGTCACCACCGATGGCGATCGGACGGTCCGCGATCAAAGCGGCGAGGCGCTCGAAGTGGCGGCCGTTGATAATTCGGCCGAGGTCGACGCTCTCCTCGGGCCGTGCGCCATAGAACTCGGTGATCGCGTTCTTCAGGTGGGGCAGAAGCGCGGCAGCCGTTGCCTTCGTTGCCAGCAGATAGTCGGGCGCGACGCAGGTCTGGCCGGCGTTGAGCATCTTGCCGTAGACGATCCGTCGCGCCGCTCCGGCAAGGTCTGCGTCGTCGTCGACGAACACCGGCGATTTACCGCCGAGTTCGAGGGTGACCGGTGTGAGGTGCTCTGCGGCGGCGCGCGCCACGATGCGCCCGACCTGCCCGTTTCCGGTGTAGAAGATGTGGTCGAACTTCTCCCTGAGCAGTTCGGTGGTCTCGTCCACCCCGCCCTGAACGACCCGGACAGCGGACGGATCGACATACTGCGGAAGAAGTTCAGCCAGCAGCGCCGACGTCGCCGGAGCGAGTTCGCTCGGCTTCACGAGTACGGCGTTGCCAGCGGCGAGTGCGCCGATCAGCGGCACGAGTGTGAGCTGTACGGGATAGTTCCATGGTCCGATGACGAGAACGACGCCGAGGGGCTCCCGAATCACCTTCGCGAACGCCGGGGCGACACTCACCGGAACGGTCACCCGTGATGGCCGAAGCCATGACCGCAGGTGACGGAGGGTGTAATCGATCTCACCGATCACGAGCCCGAGCTCGGCCAGCTGGGCCTCGGTCGGGTTCTTGGCCAGGTCGGTGCCGAGTGCGTCCTCGAGCTCTGTCCCCCGCTCGACGAGCATGCGGCGAAGCGCGCGGAGTTGCCGCACGCGCCAGGCCAGCGGCTTCGTTGCGCCGCTGTCGAAGGTTCGGCGGAGATCGCCGACGGTCGTCTGGATCCCTGTGCGGTCAACGGATGCAGTGGCTTCGGTCAGCGTCACGCCCTCGGCTCCTTCGCTGTCGTGGTGGCGGTCGCCGCAGTCGCGGCGTGACCGGTGAATGCGTCCATGCTCGAGTACACGTGGAATACCCGGTCGGCGACCTGGTCCCAGACCACGGTCGGAAGCACTCCCTTGAGGCCGCGCGCGAGCGATACCGTCCACGGCGTCAGCCGGAACGGCTTGCCGGAGAGCATCGCCTGCCAGGCACGGGAGACCGCGACGTCCGGCAGCAGGACCGGCGTCATCAGGGGGCCGCGCGCTCCCTCGAACATGCCGGTCGCCACGTAGGACGGGCAGAAGGTCGTGATCTTGACGTGGCGGTTTCCGGAGCGCTCGAGTTCGAGACGCACGGAGTCGCTCCAGCCGATCAGCGCCCACTTCGAGGCCGCGTACACGCTCATCCGCGGATTGGACAGTGTTCCCGCAGCGGATGCGACGTTGAGAATGCGCTTCTCACGCGTGGTCTCGGTGATCATCGCCGGGAGGAACTCCCGCGCAACGTGCATCGGGGCGAGCGCGTTGATGCGCATCGTCGCTTCCGTGTCACGTTCAGGGTCGGTGTTCCAGAAATAGTCGTTTCCCCGCACGATTCCGGCGTTGTTGATCAGCACGTCAGGAACCCGGCCTGCCCCCAGTTCGTGACGGGCGGCATCCCGGACATCGTCGAGCTTCGAGACGTCGACCACCCTGGTGTGCACGAGCGTGCCGTAGCCGGAAAGCTCGCTCGCGGTCGTGTCGAGAGCGAGCGCATCGATGTCCCAGAGGGTGACCGATCCGGCACCCTCACGGATGGCTCGCTCCGCGTACAGCCTGCCCATTCCCGACGCACCGCCGGTGACCAGGACTCTCGCGTTCGCGACTGAAAATGCCATGTAGAACCTCCGTTGGCTACTCAAAGCCAGACTACAGATCGAAGCCGGACTACTGATCGATGCGGGCTACTGATCGATGCCTGGCATCGCTGGTTTTCTGACCGAGGCGGATCAGGCTGTCGCCGCGGCATCCTGTGTCACCGCGGAATCCTTCGGTGCATCGGCAACGGGGAAGAGCGCGTCGAGGAACTGCGTGACCCACGCGATCAGGTCGGCGTCGCCGAGCTTCTCGCCGTGCTTGTCTGGCATCGGCACGATCAGGGCATTGGCCTGGGCAAGGTACTTGCCGCCCGGGTACATCCGCCTGAGACGCGCCTGCAGCGAATCGGGCAGGTTCGCCGGCGCCGCCCGAAGGTTCGATCCCATCGCGACGAGCTCACTGAGTCCGGCGCGCTGGGCACGCTGGCGCAGCCGCGACACGGCGATGAGGTTTTGTACCTGCGCCGGCGGTTCGCCGTACCGGTCGGTCAGTTCGTCGATGACGAGGGCGATCTGGTCGTCCCCCGCGGCGGGCGCGCTCGCGGCTGACAGCTTCTGGTATGCCTCGAGCCGTAACCGCTCGCTGTCGACGTAGTCCTCGGGAATGTGGGCGTCAACGGGCAGCTCGAGCCGAAGCTCGGTTTGCCCTTCGGCGACGTCGCCGCGGAACTCGCTCACGGCCTCCCCGATCATCCGGAGATACAGGTCGAACCCGACGCCCGCGATGTGCCCCGCCTGCTCGCCGCCGAGCAGGTTGCCCGCTCCGCGAATCTCGAGGTCTTTCATGGCGACCTGGATTCCGCTGCCGAGTTCGTTGTTCGCAGCGATGGTCGAGAGGCGGTCGAGAGCGGTTTCCGACAGCGGCTTGTTCTCGTCATAGAGGAAGTAGGCATATGCACGCTCTCGCCCACGACCGACCCGGCCACGAAGCTGGTGCAGCTGGCTGAGTCCGTACTTGTCGGCACGGTCGATGATGATGGTGTTGGCGTTCTGGATGTCGAGGCCGGTCTCGATGATGGTCGTGCAGACGAGCACATCGAACTTGCGCTCCCAGAAGTCGACGACGACACGCTCGAGCGTTGCCTCTGACAACTGGCCGTGAGCGACGGCGATGCGGGCTTCCGGCACGATCTCGGCGAGTTGAGCCGCGATCCGGTTGATGCTCGATACCCGGTTGTGCACGAAGAAGACCTGGCCTTCCCGCAGCAGCTCCCGGCGGATGGCGGCCCCGACCTGCTTGTCGCTGTACGGACCGACAAAGCTGAGAATCGGATGCCGTTCCTCCGGCGGCGTCGCGAGCGTCGACATTTCGCGGATGCCGGTGACCGCCATTTCGAGGGTGCGTGGAATCGGGGTCGCGCTCATCGCGAGGATGTCGACGTTCTTCTTGAGCTTCTTGAGGGCGTCTTTGTGCTCGACTCCGAACCGCTGCTCCTCATCGATGATGACGAGGCCAAGATCTTTGAACTTCATGCCCTCGCTGAGCAACCGGTGGGTGCCAATGACGACGTCGACGGTTCCACGCTCAAGACCATCGCGGGTTTCCTTGGCTTCCTTGGCCGTCTGGAACCGGCTGAGCGCCCGCAGGTGTACGGGGAACCCGGCGAATCGCTCGGAGAACGTCTCGAAGTGCTGCTTGACGAGCAGGGTCGTCGGCACGAGCATCGCAACCTGCTTGCCGTCCTGGACCGCCTTGAACGCCGCGCGAATCGCAACCTCGGTCTTTCCGAAGCCGACGTCGCCCGACAGCAACCGGTCCATCGGGATGGGCCGTTCCATGTCGGCCTTGACCTCGTCGATGGTGGTCAGCTGATCGGGGGTCTCCGCGAACGGGAACGCCTCCTCGAGTTCGCGCTGCCACGGGGTGTCCGGGCTGAACGCGAATCCCTTCGAGGCCATGCGCGCCGAGTAGAGCTTGACGAGGTCGACGGCGATGTCGCGGACCGCCTTGCGGGCACGTCCCTTCGCCTGGGACCAGTCGCTTCCGCCCATCTTCGAGAGCTGAGGCGCCTCACCGCCGACGTATCGGCTCAGCAGGTCGAGCTGGTCCGTAGGAACGAGCAGTTTGTCGCCGGGGTATCCGCGCTTGGACGGCGCGTACTCGATGGTCAGGTATTCGCGGCGGGTCTTCGTCGCGTTGCGCCCGCCACTTGACACCTCACGCTGGGTGAGTTCGACGAACTTGCCGATGCCGTGGGTCTGGTGGACGACGTAGTCCCCCGCTTTGAGCTGGAGGGGGTCGACCACGTTCTTGCGTCTGGACGCGAGCTTCTTGACCTGGCGCGAGTCGTAGCCGATGGTGCGGCCGTAGAACTCGTTCTCGCCGAGCAGAGCGAGCTTGGTCTCGGGAAGCTCGAAGCCGGACTCGGTCGTCGCCTGCAGGAGATAGGCAACCCCGGGTTCGGGCGACTCGGGGAACTCGTCCACCCGGCGTGCGGCGACCTCGTGCTCGGCGAGCACATCGACGGCGCGCTCGACC is part of the Mycetocola zhujimingii genome and encodes:
- a CDS encoding MazG family protein; the protein is MTAGNEVPVGHTPEVPGTRESGADGSVAQMAALAASMSTVLDRCVWSQSMTHESLVTYLVEESYELIDAVEAGDRDALLEELGDVLLQVVFHAEIARRTPGEGFSLDDVARVANEKMVRRHPHVFGDEVALTVDDVYRVWRAAKAREKATRTSILEGIPQSMPALALAEKVLGRAKHAGLRPRQTDAVESPDFDDERELGELLLAIASRAQEQGLDAERALRATLRDVQDDLRQAEVGVSATMDTRDGETRDA
- a CDS encoding aldehyde dehydrogenase family protein, with the protein product MTEATASVDRTGIQTTVGDLRRTFDSGATKPLAWRVRQLRALRRMLVERGTELEDALGTDLAKNPTEAQLAELGLVIGEIDYTLRHLRSWLRPSRVTVPVSVAPAFAKVIREPLGVVLVIGPWNYPVQLTLVPLIGALAAGNAVLVKPSELAPATSALLAELLPQYVDPSAVRVVQGGVDETTELLREKFDHIFYTGNGQVGRIVARAAAEHLTPVTLELGGKSPVFVDDDADLAGAARRIVYGKMLNAGQTCVAPDYLLATKATAAALLPHLKNAITEFYGARPEESVDLGRIINGRHFERLAALIADRPIAIGGDMDTQSRYIAPTVVDGVTADDALMTDEIFGPILPIVHVSGVSEAISFINGRDKPLALYVFTGRKAVERRFLRETSSGAVGLNIPAAHLLVPRLPFGGVGPSGSGRYHGKYSIDTFSHQKAVLSKPLKPDTLRLIYPPFTDLRDLLVRTVVARTGRSRR
- a CDS encoding SDR family NAD(P)-dependent oxidoreductase; the protein is MAFSVANARVLVTGGASGMGRLYAERAIREGAGSVTLWDIDALALDTTASELSGYGTLVHTRVVDVSKLDDVRDAARHELGAGRVPDVLINNAGIVRGNDYFWNTDPERDTEATMRINALAPMHVAREFLPAMITETTREKRILNVASAAGTLSNPRMSVYAASKWALIGWSDSVRLELERSGNRHVKITTFCPSYVATGMFEGARGPLMTPVLLPDVAVSRAWQAMLSGKPFRLTPWTVSLARGLKGVLPTVVWDQVADRVFHVYSSMDAFTGHAATAATATTTAKEPRA
- the mfd gene encoding transcription-repair coupling factor, which encodes MILSGLIAALSRASTFDNAFSYATRDADFSVTDGLRAPLLAGLIDARRKSERPASLFVVTPTGRDSELLRAAIGDVVPDATIVDFPAWETLPHERLSPSAEIVGKRLAALRTMKLWRGDTPLIVVASVRAALQPVADNLTDIAPIELTAGSRGHDLAALAVQLVDLAYVRVDMVSRRGEFAVRGGILDVFPATAQHPYRVEFFGDEVEQIREFSVADQRSTPDVITNIELPPSRELLLSDGVRQRAREMQHEFPSMSGMLEKIANGIPVEGMESLAPALLDRLVPVSHYFPAGTAVAVISPERVATRAISLAETNREFLAAAWSAATAGAQAPIDLESGEFITLGDLRDATKFTRPGEPASDHPWWTFSTFQQGPGDVLPEEREMDELLTVRLDAEPVPNFSGNVDGAIAHVAERLRDGWTVAITARGVGLVERAVDVLAEHEVAARRVDEFPESPEPGVAYLLQATTESGFELPETKLALLGENEFYGRTIGYDSRQVKKLASRRKNVVDPLQLKAGDYVVHQTHGIGKFVELTQREVSSGGRNATKTRREYLTIEYAPSKRGYPGDKLLVPTDQLDLLSRYVGGEAPQLSKMGGSDWSQAKGRARKAVRDIAVDLVKLYSARMASKGFAFSPDTPWQRELEEAFPFAETPDQLTTIDEVKADMERPIPMDRLLSGDVGFGKTEVAIRAAFKAVQDGKQVAMLVPTTLLVKQHFETFSERFAGFPVHLRALSRFQTAKEAKETRDGLERGTVDVVIGTHRLLSEGMKFKDLGLVIIDEEQRFGVEHKDALKKLKKNVDILAMSATPIPRTLEMAVTGIREMSTLATPPEERHPILSFVGPYSDKQVGAAIRRELLREGQVFFVHNRVSSINRIAAQLAEIVPEARIAVAHGQLSEATLERVVVDFWERKFDVLVCTTIIETGLDIQNANTIIIDRADKYGLSQLHQLRGRVGRGRERAYAYFLYDENKPLSETALDRLSTIAANNELGSGIQVAMKDLEIRGAGNLLGGEQAGHIAGVGFDLYLRMIGEAVSEFRGDVAEGQTELRLELPVDAHIPEDYVDSERLRLEAYQKLSAASAPAAGDDQIALVIDELTDRYGEPPAQVQNLIAVSRLRQRAQRAGLSELVAMGSNLRAAPANLPDSLQARLRRMYPGGKYLAQANALIVPMPDKHGEKLGDADLIAWVTQFLDALFPVADAPKDSAVTQDAAATA